tctctctctctgtctctctcactctctctctctgtctctctcactctttctctcactaagtctgtctgcctctctctctctcactatgtctgtctgtctgtctctctctctctctctctgtctctctctctctctctctctgtctctctctctctctctctctgtctctctcactctctctctcactaagtctgtctgtctgtctctctctctcactaagtctgtctgtctgtctctctctctcactatgtctgtctgtctctctctctctctctgtctctctctctctctctctctctctgtctctctcactctctctctcactaagtctgtctgtctctctctctctctctctctgtctctctgtctctctctctgtctctctcactctctctctcactatgtctgtctctctctctctctctctctgtctctctcactctctctctcactatgtctgtctctctctctctctctctctgtctctctcactctctctctctctgtctctctctctctcactatgtctgtctgtctgtctgtctctctctctctgtctctcactctctctctctctctctgtctctctctctctcactatgtctgtctgtctgtctgtctctctctctctgtctctcactctctctgtctctctcactctctctctcactaagtctgtctgtctctctctctctctctctctctgtctctctgtctctctctctgtctctctcactatgtctgtctctctctctctctctctctgtctctctgtctctctctctctctctcactctctctctcactatgtctgtctgtctgtctgtctctctctctctgtctctcactctctctctctctctctctctcactaagtctgtctgtctgtctctctctctcactatgtctgtctctctctctctctctctctgtctctcactctctctctctctctgtctctctctctctcactatgtctgtctgtctgtctctctctctctctgtctctcactctctctctctctctctgtctctctcacactctctttctgtGTCTGATTCCAGTGTCTATTAGGGCTGGTGGGAACAGGTGAGGAAGGTAAAGCAAGAGACAGAATACATCACCGgagaacactcactgaccctccgacagtgcggcactccctcagtactgaccctctgacagtgcggcactcctcagcactgaccctccgacagagcggcactccctcagtactgaccctccgacagtgcggcgctccctcagtactgaccctccgacagtgcggcactccctcagcactgaccctccgacagtgcggcactccctcagcactgaccctccgacagtgcggcgctccctcagtactgaccctccgacagagcggcactccctcagtactgaccctccgacagtgcggcgctccctcagtactgaccctccaacagtgcggcgctccctcagcactgaccctccgacagagcggcactccctcagtactgaccctccaacagtgcggcgctccctcagcactgaccctccgacagagcggcactccctcagcactgacccaaaGGGGGAAAACAAACGAGTCTGGTTTCTCTCGAGAAACATCTTTATCCAAAGACAGCGCAAAAATAAACAAAAcacaatggacagagcatcagcacACAGAAATATGATTGAATACACTTCCGCCAGCCTGTTCGGTTACCCGTGAGAGTCCAGAATGTTCTTTTGTCTAGCGGCCAAGGTTTATTGCTTTCCAGTTGAGGGGGATCGAGGTAGCCTTGTATCCAGAGAGATGGGGACGGAGTGAGTGGGAGGATTGAGATAAAGAGGTCTAGGCGGGGGAGACGGTTGGTTGCGGCCTAGTGGTTGTCACCGCGAGGAGGGCCCTGAGGCTCTGGGCGGCCGCTCACGGGCGACTCCGCCTGGGTTTCCTGGCCGTCGAGCTGGCGTGGTGCAGCGTGCCCTGGAATCGCTCGGCGGCCCTGGGCCAGGAGCAGCAGAGGAGGGCGCCGCCCAGCACCAGGAGGGCCCCGGCCGCCAAAGCCAGGTAGGTGGCGGGACCCGGCTCCCGCTTGAGGTCCAGGGCGACCAGCGGGTCCAGGAGCTGCTGCCGGGCGGCGTGGGCCGACCAGCTGCCGGTCAGCAGCATCAGCAGGCCCGCCGGCAGGGAGGCCAAACCCGCGGCCAGGCCCAGGCTGGCTCCCCGGGCGGGGCCCCGGGCGCAGGGGCAGCCCGCGGCCCCGAGGCAGAGGCCCAGCAGGGAGATGGCCAGCGCCGCCAGGGTCAGGGCCCGGGCGGCCCGCAGGTCCTGGGGCAAGGCCGCCGAAGGTTCGTAGGTCGCGCAGCTCCGCCCCCCGCCGCCCGGCCCCGTCGCCCCGCACTCCATCCACAGGCCCTCCCAGGCCGGCTCGCTGCTGTTGGTGCCGATGCCCCCGACGCCTAGCGACACCCTCCAGGCGGGCAGGGCGCACGCGATCAGGGCTGCCGTCCCGCCGAAGGCCACCAGCGTCAGCCCCAGGATCCGGAGGGCGGTGGACGCCATCTCCCGCTCGGGCGCAACTCCTGCCaagggaaaagagaaagagagGCTCTCGTTAGCCCAATTCCCGCTCTGGCTTTGCAGGATGAATTGGAACGGATCTCTGTGGGCCGTGTCATTCTGGGAAACccaatccccctctctcctctttgacagtaccatctacaagatgcactgcagcaactcaccaaggctccttagacagcaccgcccaaacccatgacctctaccaactagaaggacaagggcagcaaatacatgggaacaccaccacctgcaagttcccctccaagccacacaccatcctgacttggaactatatcgccgttccttcactgtcactgggtcaaaatcccgcaactcccttcctcaccgcactctgggtgtacctaccccacacggactgcagcggttcaaagaaggcagctcaccaccacctcctcaaggggcaACGAGGGATGAGGCGACAaacgttggcctggccagcgacgcccacatccaaggAAGGGATTCGCTCTGTCAATCCTTCCCTCCAAAAAGGGTGAAGGTTGTGTGAAGAGCGGCGAAGAAACACAATTGGATGCCCAGCCAGAGAGGGCACaccgaggtggggggtgggggggggggggggggggaacatttTTCAgggcagtgtctctctctctctcattctctccctctctcccttctcctATCCCGTTCACTAACCCGATTCCTTTGCCTTTATCTCCCTGGGTCTATCTCCCGCAAGCTCGGCTCCCCTCCGTCTCTTCTCGGTTGCTCCACTCGGCTTCACTGTCAGACTCCAGTGGATGTTTCACGCCCAGAGATTTACAAGTGCTGTGGTTTTCAAAGGAACACTTTGCCGAGTTCCGAGTGAGGTTGAGTCATTGGCAGGAATCTTCGCTGCCCACGGTGTCCAATCAGACGGCAGCTCCTTTTCCTTCCCAAAGGAAAGGTGTTGCTGCAACAACAACTGATATTTTTATAACCCCTCCCACCCCCGACTCCCACCCTCTCCCTTTCAATGAACGAGATGTTCCCAGGAGCCTCAGGGAAGGGGCGAACAAACGCACCTTGAGATATCAGGGACCGGCGGTGTGGGGCGTAGGGtcctgtggagcgatgggaatcgggggatggtcaagtggccggaattggaggagtgcagagaactCGGGGGGGACGTAgggactggaggagcttacagagatagggagggttgtcgggactggaggaggtgacagagatagggagggttgtagggactggaggaggtaacagagatagggagggttgtaggggctggaggaggttacagagatagggagggggcagtgagaggccatggagagatttgaaaacgaggatgaacgggactcggtgcgagttcggacacggggcgggggggggtggcgggtagcGGGAGTTTTGGATGAGAAAAGGAATCTGGGGTTTTACTCTTCATTGCtaggcctcccccacactctcaaccTTACAAATTTGCATCCAATTAATTTTCGGCCTAAAACTGAGGCCTACAGGCacaactctgggactgggtggaaaggacagtgtatcgaacacactgtgatacccggtccaagagagggaaaggacagtgtatctaacacactgtgacacccggtccaagagagggaaaggacagtgtatctaacacactgtgacacccggtcccagaggggggaaaggacagtgtatctaacacactgtgatacccggtcccagagggggaaaggacagtgtatctaacacactgtgacacccggtcccagagggggaaaggacagtgtatctaacgcactgtgacacccggtctcagaggggggaaaggacagtgtatctaacgcactgtgacacccggtctcagaggggggaaaggacagtgtatctaacacactgtgacacccagtcccagagggggaaaggacagtgtatctaacgcactgtgacacccagtcccagaggggggaaaggacagtgtatctaacacactgtgacacccagtcccagagggggaaaggacagtgtatctaacgcactgtgacacccagtcccagaggggggaaaggacagtgtatctaacacactgtgatacccggtcccagagggggaaaggacagtgtatctaacgcactgtgacacccggtctcagaggggggaaaggacagtgtatctaacacactgtgacacccagtcccagagggggaaaggacagtgtatctaacgcactgtgacacccagtcccagagggggaaaggacagtgtatctaacacactgtgacacccggtcccagagggggaaaggacagtgtatctaacacactgtgacacccagtcacagagggggaaaggacagtgtatctaacacactgtgacacccggtcccagagggggaaaggacagtgtatctaacgcactgtgacacccggtcccagagggggaaaggacagtgtatctaacacactgtgacacccggtcccagagggggaaaggacagtgtatctaacgcactgtgacacctagtcccagagggggaaaggacagtgtatctaacacactgtgacacccggtcccagagggggaaaggacagtgtatctaacacactgtgacacccggtcccagagggggaaaggacagtgtatctaacacactgtgacacccggtcccagagggggaaaggacagtgtatctaacgcactgtgacacccagtcccagagggggaaaggacagtgtatctaacgcactgtgacacctagtcccagagggggaaaggacagtgtatctaacacactgtgacacccggtcccagagggggaaaggacagtgtatctaacgcactgtgacacccggtcccagagggggaaaggacagtgtatctaacgcactgtgacacccggtcccagaggggggaaaggacagtgtatctaacacactgtgacacccagtcccagagggggaaaggacagtgtatctaatgcactgtgacacccggtcccagagggggaaaggacagtgtatctaacacactgtgacacccggtcccagagggggaaaggacagtgtatctaatgcactgtgacacccggtcccagagggggaaaggacagtgtatctaacacactgtgacacccggtcccagagggggaaaggacagtgtatctaacacactgtgacacccggtcccagagggggaaaggacagtgtatctaacgcactgtgacacccggtcccagagggggaaaggacagtgtatctaacgcactgtgacacccggtcccagagggggaaaggacagtgtatctaacacactgtgacactcagtcccagagggggaaaggacagtgtatctaacactctGAGACCGACAGTTCCCCCAATTGCCTGGATTccaacccccctcctcctccccaactCGTCTCGTGACTTTCTGATCATCCCTGCACATCACACATTCCGGAATTCCTTGGGGTCGGGCGGAATGTGAGGAGTTTCCCTGGAGCCCGCAGTTTCAGTGCAGTGTCCTGACTGAGTGACTCAGGGCCGATGGGGGAATGTGTCAGATGGTGCAATTGATTTGTTGTTCTGTCTTGCTGAGGTGATCattacctctctctttctctctctctctgtctatctctctctctctctctctgtcgatctctctttctctgtctctctctccctgtctctctctctctgtctctctctctatctctcttgctccctgtctctctctctctctctccctgtctctctctctctctgtctatctctctctctctctctctgtcgatctctctcactgtcgatctctctttctctgtctctctctccttgtctctctctccctgtctctgtctctctgtctctctctgtctctctctctgtctctgtctctctctccctgtctccctctctctctctccctgtctctctctctctctctctctttgtctctgtccgagCTCTCAGTATGTACACAAAGCATGAGATCACTCTCTATTTTCGGCAGTCTGCAATCGGCTTCCTGTACCTCACTCGCCCCAGGCAGTGAGGAGGATTCCTGTTGGTGCCtgtttgttgtgtgtgtttgtgtgcctagGACAAGGTCTGAGATcgattccctctctatctctcttctctctctctttgcctcttcctccccctcacctccccccactaCACACTGGAATCACACAATCCTCCAAGACGAGGAGAGCACTGCCCCTCgccatccctcacccccaccccatcgTCTCATCAGCGTTCCTCCTAATGtcgaacacctcgattaaatctcctcttaaccttctacaTTCTCTCCGCATTAACTgaacccccaacacccccccccccccactcctccctgaCAGACCCGTCAGGGGACGGAGAGGAAGGGGGCGGGAAAGACAAGGAGAAATCAGGGAGCCAGCGACATGAAAGAATGcagaggggaggcagagagagagagagagagagagggggagaagaggacACGGGAAGAGATGGGAaaagagagagtgaaaaagagagcATGCAATCGAAagtgagaaaacgagggagaaTTAGAGCACACAAAACAAAGTGAGAAAACGAGGGCAaattagagcacacaaaataaagtgagaaatggagggagaattagagcacacaaaataaagtgagaaagcaagggagaattagagcacacaaaataaagtgagaaagcAAGGGAAaattagagcacacaaaataaagtgagaaaacGAGGGCGAATTAAagcacacaaaataaagtgagaaagcAAGGGAGAATTAGAGCACACATAACAAAGTGAGAAAACGAGGGCAaattagagcacacaaaataaagtgagaaatggagggagaattagagcacacaaaataaagtgagaaagcaagggagaattagagcacacaaaataaagtgagaaagcaagggagaattagagcacacaaaataaagtgagaaaacGAGGGCGAATTAAagcacacaaaataaagtgagaaatggagggagaattagagcacacaaaataaagtgagaaagcaagggagaattagagcacacaaaataaagtgagaaagcaagggagaagtagagcacacaaaataaagtgagaaaagGAGGGAGAATTAGAGCACACAAAACAAAGTGAGAAAACAAAGGAGAATTAGAGCgcacaaaataaagtgagaaaacGAGGGCAaattagagcacacaaaataaagtgagaaatggagggagattgagagcgcacaaaataaagtgagaaaacGAGGACAaattagagcacacaaaataaagtgagaaatggagggagattgagagcgcacaaaataaagtgagaaaacGAGGACAaattagagcacacaaaataaagtgagaaatggagggagaattagagcacacaaaataaagtgagaaagcaagggagaattagagcacacaaaataaagtgagaaatggagggagattgagagcgcacaaaataaagtgagaaatggagggaaaattagagcacacaaaataaagtgagaaaacGAGGGCAaattagagcacacaaaataaagtgagaaatggagggagaattagagcacacaaaataaagtgagaaaacAAGGGCAaattagagcacacaaaataaagtgagaaaacAAAGGAGAATTAGAGCgcacaaaataaagtgagaaaacGAGGGAAaattagagcacacaaaataaagtgagaaatggagggagattgagagcgcacaaaataaagtgagaaaacGAGGACAaattagagcacacaaaataaagtgagaaatggagggagattgagagcgcacaaaataaagtgagaaaacGAGGACAaattagagcacacaaaataaagtgagaaatggagggagaattagagcacacaaaataaagtgagaaagcaagggagaattagagcacacaaaataaagtgagaaatggagggagattgagagcgcacaaaataaagtgagaaatggagggaaaattagagcacacaaaataaagtgagaaaacGAGGGCAaattagagcacacaaaataaagtgagaaatggagggagaattagagcacacaaaataaagtgagaaagcaagggagaattagagcacacaaaataaagtgagaaagcaagggagaattagagcacacaaaataaagtgagaaaacGAGGGCGAATTAAagcacacaaaataaagtgagaaatggagggagaattagagcacacaaaataaagtgagaaagcaagggagaattagagcacacaaaataaagtgagaaagcAAGGGAGAATTAGAGCACACAAAACAAAGTGAGAAAACAAAGGAGAATTAGAGCgcacaaaataaagtgagaaaacGAGGGCAaattagagcacacaaaataaagtgagaaatggagggagattgagagcgcacaaaataaagtgagaaaacGAGGACAaattagagcacacaaaataaagtgagaaatggagggagattgagagcgcacaaaataaagtgagaaaacGAGGACAaattagagcacacaaaataaagtgagaaatggagggagattgagagcgcacaaaataaagtgagaaatggagggaaaattagagcacacaaaataaagtgagaaaacAAGGGCAaattagagcacacaaaataaagtgagaaatggagggagaattagagcacacaaaataaagtgagaaaacAAGGGCAaattagagcacacaaaataaagtgagaaatggagggagaattagaGCACACAAAGTAACGTGAGAAAACGAGGGCGAATTAGAGAGCACACCACAGAGAAAGTGAGTAACCGGGATAAGTCGAGTGAGGCAGAGCGCTCGATTGAAAAATCGAGAAACGGAGTGAGAATTAGAGAGCACAGAGTGAAGggaaaaggagacagagagaggcggagggagaaggagagaacgCGTGATGGAAAAAGTGGAGAAATCGGGTGAGAATAAGAGAGCATGGAGGCAGAAAGTGAGCAATTGCGTGGGCAAGAGAGCGGGCAATGGCGAAAGAGATGGAGCGAGAATTAGAGAGCACAAAATAAAGTGAGAAGGCGGGGCAGAACGGGAGGGTACACGGCGGAGAAAgtgagcaacagagagagaaaacGAGCGGGAAAGAGCACTCAGCGCtactacaaaaaaaaaaaaacgggagaggcagagagagaattgGAGAGCGCGGAACCAAGTCAGAAATAGGGAGAAGTCAAGAGGATGCCGAAGAGAAGGTGCGAGACGGAATGAGCAACCGAGCACGAAGTGGAGAGAATCCACTGCAGCGGATAGGGGGTGGAAAAGCGAGCAGAAATAGGGCAGGTCAGCGATGTAAGAACAGAAAAGAGATTGGGAAATAAGGGAACGGAAATTGAGAAACGGGGATCGATAACAATCTTGATGCCTGAGGCGAGAGAACTCTGTGTCCCTAGATGGTGGCCAAAAAATTTTAATGTATCTAATGAATAAACAGTTCCCACTGagtaaccgagagagagagagcgaggggagtgggtagggagaGTTTCTGGCAATGACTCACCGCCCTGTTTAAAGGTGACGTCTTTTCTACACCTGCAATCTCAGGGGATAAAAGGTACCTGCAAACTGGGCACAGGAGCAGAAACCTGAAGCTCAAGCGAaggagaggagcacagagagagagagagagagaaagagagcgtgtgcgtgtgaagGAAACGGCGAGAAGGAGAGACCGACCGAAAGACGCGGAGCGACAGGAGCGACAATCCGGAGCAAAGAGAACCATCAGGTAACTGAACAGTCGAGCGggcggccagagagagagagagagagagagagagtgatggagagagagactgaccaggaGACGGTTACTTTCGAGAGAGGGTCGAGTTGAAGTGACCCCACCCGAGGgccgatgggagagagagagagagcgaga
This sequence is a window from Heterodontus francisci isolate sHetFra1 unplaced genomic scaffold, sHetFra1.hap1 HAP1_SCAFFOLD_1290, whole genome shotgun sequence. Protein-coding genes within it:
- the LOC137363891 gene encoding claudin-9-like — translated: MASTALRILGLTLVAFGGTAALIACALPAWRVSLGVGGIGTNSSEPAWEGLWMECGATGPGGGGRSCATYEPSAALPQDLRAARALTLAALAISLLGLCLGAAGCPCARGPARGASLGLAAGLASLPAGLLMLLTGSWSAHAARQQLLDPLVALDLKREPGPATYLALAAGALLVLGGALLCCSWPRAAERFQGTLHHASSTARKPRRSRP